The window TCCATCAAGTGCTTCAGGGTGATGATGATATATGGGATCTGTGGATCATTCATGATGAACTTTATCTCATGGCTTCACAGCATATTCACCTTAATAGTGGCGAAACGACTGCCATTATTCTATCCGGCAAAAAAATTAATAACAGTTTTGCAATTTCTCTCTCCAAACTTCTGAAAACCAAAGTTGCCTTTATTTTGGCACCGTCTTCCATTATCGCGTCCTCCACCATCAAGCCTGATCTTTTTGACAGTGCTACCACGGCATGGGTGATTGATGAGCAGATTCGAACAAAACAGGAACTTTCTCACCTCATTTCTATCAACGATATTGATCTGGACAATGTTTCATCCACAAAGAAAGTGTACTTTGATGGTGAAAATCATTTGTATGCGGTGTCTCTATTGGCAAATAACTCTGGAGAACGTCTGGGAAGTATTGTTGTTCTGCAAAACCTGGATAAAAAATTACAAGGTTATTATCAAATTCGTAAGACTCTTGCGTTGGTTGGGTTGATAGCCATTGCCTGTGCGGGATTTGTGTTATGGCTTATCACCCGACCCATTTTAAAAATGATTGGAAGCGTGGTTGGGAAAATGAAGGAGATCGCCAAAGGTGAAGCCATCCTGACCAAACGAATTGATATCGAGAGTAATGATGAAATCGGGCATATGGTGTTCTGGTTTAATGAAATCATCCACAATATCCAGTCTCTCTCCTTTTTTAAGAGAACTATTGAAGAAGATGAAACTCTTCTCGATATCTATTTTCGTTTGGGAAAAATTTTCAAAAAGATGGAAATCGAGGACTTCACCATCTATGACACTACCAAGTTTCTGATACCGGTATATCCATTCAGGTTTCCGGATGAACCATTGTATTGCAAGAAGGAAATTTTGAATCAGTCGTCTTTATGCTGGGCCAAACGAACAGGACGGAGGATGAACTCCGTGGATTTTCCAGGAATCTGTACGCAATTCTGTGCTGACCGTGGAAAAGAAGCGGTTTGTGTTCCCCTGAATATGAGCGGTAACATCAGAACTGTGATTCAGTTTCTCTTTGATGCCTCAGACAAAAAAGCAAAATCGGTGTTGGAAGACAAAATCAACAAGATCAGCCAGTTTATTCGTGAGGCTATTCCAGCCATGGATTCCAGACAGCATCTTGACAAGGATATTGAACACGGACTCCGAGACCAGATCACCGATCTGTATAACATGGCGTTTTTGCAGGAACATTTTGATACAATCATGGCAGGGGTTGCCAAAAGAAATATCAATCTCGGGATTATTGTCGGGGAGATTGATAATTTGAATTTAATTCTAAGAGTTTGTGGGAAATATGACAGGGATGCCCTCCTCTTTGAATATTCCAAAATTCTGAAGGCTAATATTAAGCAGTCCGATCTGCCGATTCGAATCGGTGACAAGGAATTCTTTCTGGTTCTATTCAATATCAAAGATGAAGAGCAGTTGTATCAAATCGCCGAACGTATCCGGGTTAGAATCAAAGGTTACAAGGGAAATATCCCTCTGGAGGAAGTTTCTCCTGTCACCATCAGCCTTGGATTGAGCATGTTCCCCGCGGATAATCCTGATTTCTGGCAAGTCAAAAATCAGGCGAACAAAGCTTTTAATCGTGCGAGTGAATTTATGGACAAGGTTATCTGCTTTTCACAAATGTCCTTAAAAGACACCGCACCTTTAAGTGAGCCGTCCAATGAACATCTGACACACAAGGAAATCACGGACGATTCTGAGAACGAGGCTTTAACCCAGGAATCAACGGCCCTCATCGTGGTTGATTCGCCTGTCGAGGAAGTTTCTGTTTCAGACAAAAAAGACTCAGAAACTTAGAATCTTCAGACAGCAATTCGCTCACGTCCCTTTCTAAAACCCACATCATAATTCCTACGACCTGTTGCATAAGAATGAACCATGAAGAGATACATGAAATTGTTGATAGGTGCTGGTTTTGGAGTTTTGTTTTTAGTGGTAGCGGGAATTTTCTATTTGTTGGACACACCCGTTGAAAACAGCATGGAATTGAATTCAGTCAAAACAACGATTCGGAAAACACAGGAAACAGTCTCTCCCAACAAAGAATACACTCCGCTCTTGGAGGAAGAGGATACACAGAGAGAACCTGACAGGGCAACTCCTCAAAAAAATGATTTTGTGGTTCAGGCAATAAAGGAACTCAATTCGGATCAGCCCGATTCTGAAGCAAAAGACACCTTGAAAAAAATCAGTGAAAATTATAGCCAGATGGCAAGATTCCCTTCCTATTCTCAACCCATCTCGTCAGACCAACTGGACTTAATGGAACCGAACCGGTTTCAGTCCGCCAGTCGCCAAATCGGTTCCCATTATAGAGTACAGGTAAAATTAAGTTCCTATAAATTGATTCAGGGTGATTCTGTGACACCTGTGATTGACATATACTCCAAAGGTTATCCAATCCCGGCGGTAACAGTTTCTGTAAAAATCATGACGAACCAGCAACAGGAACTTAAAGAGATTCCTGTTGAATTGGCAGAAGAAGTGCCTGATGAACGAAAAATTTATCATGGTAGATTCACTCCCACTGAAGCCGAATATTTAAACTGGCCCAACGAACTCATTCTTTCGGTTCTTGTGAACATAGACGGAGAAAAACCTTATCCCCTGATAGAAATGTTTGAGTATGTCAATCCAGTGGCCACCCTTTCTCCCGGAATAAAAAAAATTCAGGTGGAAGGTTCCCATCTGGTGATTCCTGTTCAGGTACATCCCAAAGAAGCAGGGTTTTATCATCTTTCAGGTGTTTTATATGCCGAAGATGGCCAACCGCTTCTCCACTTGACTGGTAAACATGAAGTTAATACCGCTGGAGGCGATGTTGAGTTCAAGGCGCATATCAGCGCACTCAAGGCATCAGGAACCGAAGGACCTTATTATTTGCAGGTGACAGGATTGCAAAAATTGAGAAATACCATGGAGGAGGATAATAAAGAGGGTTCTCCCAGAATGGAAAAAATTTTGATTCCAAAAATAGAATTTTATCAATATACGGAGGAGCCGTTTGAGGGCGATCCGATCATGCTGAAGAAGGCTCAGATGTTACAGACTCTATCTCAATAATCGGAAAGACTGTCACTGTTTGTATAAAACCGGTTCCCACTAATTGAAGGGGAACCGGAAGTCTAGTCTCAGGTAACTTTAGAAAGACAGATGTTTCTTGACCAGTTCCAGAACAGTTAACTGATCATCTGAAATTTCTCTGAAATCATTCCCCACCCAATCAGACCATGCGGTGTCATCAATAGTTAAAGAATATCGTTGAGCCGTGGTGTAGTTATCATTGCTATGACCATAATAAAGCAGGACTTCCTTTGCTGAAGCATTCTCGGAATGAACCAGATTAAAATGGGTACCTTCAGACATGATCCATGGATAATGGTAGGCATAAACACCCGTAGGACCCGTAGCGACATCATCATAATAGTAACTGCTATAGGTTTTACAGGTTCCCAGCCAATTTCGCTCAAGACAATCGCGTTTATAATTGTAGCGACCGCCTTTTGTCAGATTCGCGGAAAGCTTCAGAACAATTTTGGAAGAGCAGCTTTCAATCCCCTC is drawn from SAR324 cluster bacterium and contains these coding sequences:
- a CDS encoding diguanylate cyclase; translation: MNLRIKLLLSITLVISIIISGLIYIAVHYAQESVLNQITEQFRTTHELIQELQTREFEKLINILRIVATSPRIKIVASTQGMDHATILYSLEEMLEVVESDLLMLLDTSGRVLANTIEPESFGEDLSKVHLIHQVLQGDDDIWDLWIIHDELYLMASQHIHLNSGETTAIILSGKKINNSFAISLSKLLKTKVAFILAPSSIIASSTIKPDLFDSATTAWVIDEQIRTKQELSHLISINDIDLDNVSSTKKVYFDGENHLYAVSLLANNSGERLGSIVVLQNLDKKLQGYYQIRKTLALVGLIAIACAGFVLWLITRPILKMIGSVVGKMKEIAKGEAILTKRIDIESNDEIGHMVFWFNEIIHNIQSLSFFKRTIEEDETLLDIYFRLGKIFKKMEIEDFTIYDTTKFLIPVYPFRFPDEPLYCKKEILNQSSLCWAKRTGRRMNSVDFPGICTQFCADRGKEAVCVPLNMSGNIRTVIQFLFDASDKKAKSVLEDKINKISQFIREAIPAMDSRQHLDKDIEHGLRDQITDLYNMAFLQEHFDTIMAGVAKRNINLGIIVGEIDNLNLILRVCGKYDRDALLFEYSKILKANIKQSDLPIRIGDKEFFLVLFNIKDEEQLYQIAERIRVRIKGYKGNIPLEEVSPVTISLGLSMFPADNPDFWQVKNQANKAFNRASEFMDKVICFSQMSLKDTAPLSEPSNEHLTHKEITDDSENEALTQESTALIVVDSPVEEVSVSDKKDSET